A window from Carassius carassius chromosome 40, fCarCar2.1, whole genome shotgun sequence encodes these proteins:
- the shbg gene encoding sex hormone-binding globulin: MNYLKEEIILLLGLYLNLLCRRVSGEQISVKGVLNLAHRQSKWTPLMQMIANLSDITSIRSFFEFRTLDPEGAIFYGDTEEGQDWFVLSLRDGIPEMQIGKADILVSVKGGRKLNDGAWHLLELRSEGKFVVLEVNNSVELIVGLHSKLTEDELKGKIRLGLGGMLVDKQKLFHPFEPEMDACIRGGNWLNLSTSWDADSTWEPRPCFSEIKKGSYFPGTGVAMFNTSDLPGLKTEEAGITVEIFGSWTGTTLSLQSTGFEYVLRELEGNKDVKEVQLGLKEGSESVAPPHEPATLTFTIQKHSLVVNSKPELETESLDFFSMWKNGMLLTFGGVPGESEKAKNTQYLRGCLEKILVQGQVIDLDRALYKHTAVSSHSCPTEAMNGLT, translated from the exons ATGAACTATCTAAAGGAAGAGATCATACTACTGTTGGGCCTGTACCTGAATCTGCTGTGCAGGAGAGTGTCAGGTGAACAG ATATCCGTCAAGGGTGTCCTCAATCTTGCACACAGACAGTCCAAATGGACTCCTTTAATGCAGATGATCGCAAATCTCTCTGACATCACAAG CATTAGATCTTTCTTTGAGTTTCGGACCCTTGACCCAGAGGGGGCCATCTTTTATGGAGACACTGAAGAAGGACAGGACTGGTTTGTGCTCTCCCTGCGTGATGGCATACCTGAAATGCAGATTGGGAAAGCAGACATATTAGTGAGCGTAAAAGGAGGTCGAAAACTCAATGATGGGGCCTGGCACTTG CTGGAGTTGCGCAGTGAGGGCAAATTTGTGGTGCTGGAGGTAAACAACAGTGTAGAGCTTATAGTCGGTCTTCACTCTAAACTGACAGAAGATGAACTAAAAGGGAAGATACGTCTTGGTCTTGGTGGCATGCTGGTGGACAAACAAAAGCTCTTCCATCCA tTTGAGCCAGAAATGGATGCTTGTATAAGAGGAGGGAATTGGCTAAATCTCAGCACCTCCTGGGATGCAGACTCAACGTGGGAACCCCGGCCCTGTTTCTCTGAGATCAAGAAAGGGAGCTATTTTCCAGGAACTGGAGTGGCTATGTTTAATACATCTG ATCTTCCTGGACTTAAGACGGAAGAGGCCGGTATCACAGTCGAGATCTTCGGATCCTGGACTGGGACAACATTGAGTCTCCAAAGCACAGGATTTGAGTATGTTTTGAGAGAGTTAGAAGGGAATAAAGATGTCAAG GAGGTGCAGTTGGGCCTGAAAGAGGGATCGGAAAGTGTTGCCCCTCCCCATGAACCTGCAACACTTACTTTCACCATACAGAAACATTCGCTTGTGGTAAACAGCAAACCAGAGCTTGAAACGGAAAGTCTGGACTTTTTCTCCATGTGGAAAAATGGGATGCTACTGACTTTTGGGGGAGTGCCAG GTGAAAGTGAGAAGGCAAAAAATACACAATACCTGCGTGGGTGTCTGGAGAAAATCCTTGTCCAAGGCCAGGTCATTGATCTTGACCGGGCATTGTACAAACACACAGCGGTCTCATCTCACAGCTGTCCTACAGAAGCAATGAATGGACTCACTTAA